The DNA region GTTTGACCATATTGAATCtttgttttacttttttaaCTGGATTGTTCTTTCACCTATATAAATGTCTCTTTCTTTCATattgtttattttctttaaaagtATTTTGATTTTGAGATAACTCTCAGTCTCTGTGTATATTAATAGATATTTATACCCTCAAACAATATAGACATTTAAGAGAGACTCTATTTTTCTTGTCATATTGcatcatatatcatatttattacttctctcttctcttcctttctcgATGTCTTTTGAGTGTCTGTGTTATGTGAATATAAGAATCATTAGCGtgggtatatatataaatattttttctaaaGAGATTGGAAGCATGCAAAGATATTGCACGGTACAAAACTTGTTTTCAAGTATGTCATCAATTTTCATATGAAGGAATCTTATGATAGTCTAATTAACCTTTCTTTTTATTGTTTGACtatatttttggtttttttattcAACAAGCCTAGTCTTTCACTTGGACCACTTTAGGTATATTACTAAACTATACTTGTTGGAAATTCTActgaattattttctttttttattgcaGCTATCAGCTTCAGAAGTACAGAAATGCAGGCTCATTTGTTCTTCCTGTAGACCCTAATGACAAGGAAACATGGGGTGACAGTGAACACAGGCTTGCTTATGTGTCTGAAACCACTGTGATCTTCAAGGACATAGTCCAAGTCAGGGATGATCAGTGGTGGAAAGCTCTATCTTCAGGTTATGTAACCCAATGGGCAGCAATGCACCCTCAGAAAATTGATGCACTCTTCTATGCTCACTCACTTGATGAAGTGAAAGCACTTGCACCACTTCTTGAAAAGTTCAGGTCAACAGTGGGCAAAAAGGCCTACATTGTTGTCTCTGGAGGCAATTTCTGTCCCTGTGAAGATGCTGCAGCAGCTCTCAAATGGCCTAAGTTGGTCTGCAAAGAGCGTCGCTTCAAGATTTTTGACTTGGAAATTGGAGCACTCTCTGGAGTATCAAACTCTGAGGCTCCAGTGATACAAGCAGTGTACTCAAGCATGAAGGGTTTGATCAAAATTCACAACCCCAGTGTTGTGATCACTGTAGCTGACATTGATCACAGTGTGAGAAAGGCTCTGAAGATGGCATCAGAAACTAATTCAAATGGCACTACTTTTGTTCTTTTACCAAGGGCTTCAGTTTCTAAAGTTCTCTGGATGGCTGATCTGCGTTCAACAGCATTGCCAAGTAAGTTCATCTCTAGTATTCTATAGTCTTAATTCTATTTTATCAATAATAAAGTTTAAACTAGAACACAATCATATCATTAAGTTTCCTTATTGGGGGAAAAGATCATTTATAGTTCTTTGCTTAATAGTAAGAATATATCTAAACAGTGAACTATCCCCGGTTGGCACAAGTGTAAATGAACGTTAGCACTCACTTcgagataaaaaaaatgaacgGCACTCTTTTTCTAGATTGGGATGAAAGTTCATTCACACTGCACTTAACTATATCAAAACACGCACTAAGTTGTTAGGTGTGCATCAGCTCAGGCAAGAGCTAGTGAACTTGAAGCTTGAACAATGGACCAGTCTAGCTCAAATCCAGATATCTTGTGctaaaattcaactttttaataGAATAATGATGGTAATTATAATTTAACTCTAGACCACTTTGTCATACAAATTCTGATACCATGTAATAAATTAAGTATCCCAAAGCTGTTAGGTGACATCATTGTACACTATATTTCTAACATGTAATCAAATGTAATTCTCTATGGCAGATTGGAACAGGATGAGGCTTTCTATCAACATCATCACCCAAAACAGACCCAATTCACTAGCAAGGCTTCTAAAATCTCTAAGCAATGCCTACTACCTTGGAGATGAAATTCCCATAACCTTCAACATGGACACCAAGGTAGACGAGGCAACCATTAGACTAGTAGGTTCATTCAATTGGCCTCATGGTCCCAAAACTCTGAGAAGAAGAATCATCCAAGGTGGTCTCATCAGAGCAGTGAGTGAGAGCTGGTATCCATCTTCAGATGATGACTTTGGTCTCCTCCTTGAAGATGACATTGAAGTTTCCCCTTACTACTACCTCTGGATCAAATATGCACTCATGTCATACCACTATGACCCCCAAATTTCCCTCCCTGAACTCTCTTCCATTGCCCTCTACACTCCAAGGCTTGTTGAAGTTGTCAAAGAGAGACCCAAGTGGAATGCCACAGATTACTTCAAAAGGATCCATCCCAACACACCTTACTTACACCAATTACCATGCAGTTGGGGGGCAGTTTTCTTCCCAAAGCACTGGAGAGAGTTCTATGTGTACATGAATATGAGGTTCACTGAGAATCCTAAGGAAAACCCAGTTCAGATTCCAAAGTCCAGAACAAATGGGTGGCAAGCTTCATGGAAGAAGTTCCTCATAGACATGATGTACCTCAGAGGGTATGTGAGTCTCTACCCAAATTTCCCACACCAAGCAAGCTTTTCAACCAACCACATGGAACCAGGGGCACATATCAGTGCAAAAGATAATAAGTTGAATCATAACAAACAGGACTTTGAGGTGCCATTATTGATGGAGGATTTTAGAAACTTTTTGCCAGGAAAGAAGTTGCCTTCAGCTTCAAGGCTTCCATCTCTGAACCTCTTCAACCAGGCAGTTTCTCTGAAGGGACTTAAAGCTGCTGGAGCTAAGTTGGGTCAGGATGTGCTGAGATGTGACAATGCCACTGAGCTAGTTGTTGTTGATCAAGATACAGGGCTACCACACCACTGCTTCAAGTTCTGAAAAATCTTCATTGCTGGGATTTGGTTGATTGAATTTATCCATTCTATgtggttttcttcttcctccttatGTTAAAGAAttatttgtgttttgttttaaaaaaagagATTTTGATTGGGGAATGAGAATGAGGTAACTCATATTTCCCAAATAGACATGCCATGATGACTTTGCTCAGAAAGGCAATTGTAATTAATTATTGATCATAATCAATTATTACAATCTTCATTCCTTTTTTGAGTGTGATTtaagtagaatttttttttgttatttatcaaTTTTTCTAAAGTTGAATATAATATCCATCAATAtcctttaattaaattataggCTTAATTACATTTTTCATCCCTATAATTATTTATCAAATTTTAGTTGTGATTTATCAATTATTACAATCTTTATTTCTTTTTGAGTGTGACAATTGTTTGTTCTTTGAGCACACTTTCTACATGAGGCCAAGCAAAGATGGGGATAAACAGTTACGAGTATTTCGCTTCCCTGCACTTGTAGCTCCTATTAAGTGCACAGTGCTCCCTCTGGTTCAGAATCACAAGTTAGAAGAGGTTGCTAAACTCATTTCCAATTCATTGACTTTAGATGGAATTTTACATAAGATTGACATTACAGATACATCAATTGGAAAACAGTATGCAAGAACAGATGAACTTCGTGTGCTATTTGCTATCACTGTGGACTCAGATTCATCAGTGACCACCATTCCTCTGCAGCTCCACAAGATTGAATTTTAATCAAACACCATCTTGATTGACCTGTTATGGTTGTtagatacaatttttttttgtgatgtTATAAGTAATATATTGGACTACATGGATACTGGATTATGAACCCGTGCACTGCATGGCAAATTTTCTTCATTGcattttttattattgatttatgaaaatggtaattttatttaaaaataattcgCTTTAGTACAGCAacataaaacatatttaacctttATTTCTAAATGACGGTGGCATATATAGTTCTTAAAGATTAACAAAACTAAAACTTCAAACATTGAGTAAGGCAATTTCCCATCACATTCAACAGTGTTAGAACTAGAAGGAGGAGATCAAGGGaaaagtatttaaaaaaattgaaaagtctCATTCAGAAACTAGGAGTGGGGTTGAAGTTTAAGCTGAATTGGGTTGGAGAGTTCTTGCTTGAAATGGCAGACACCTCTCCTATAACAAGATGTTGGTTTCACTCACCTTCCAGACTTGTGACCAAAGACTCCTTCTCACTACACAATTTTGTGAAAGTTACATGTGAAAGAAGTGTTTGGTAATGAAATTCTCAATAGAATAACACATGGTGCATGTATTTGGACTAAAATACCCTCCTGATATTAACATCTCATCTGTTTATTGTACCACTTTGGCTGCTTACTTTGGTCATTCAAACACAAGACCATGTGTTATGTTAACAGGGCATCTGAATGTCATGCTTGCTGTTCTTTTTTGCTTCAAATGGCCGTTAACTTGGGTTAagttgagccaccagccaagacTAAAAAATCAACCaaaccaaacccaaactcattgAACTACTTCtcatcaaaaataaaaaggcTGCAGCAAAAGAACCATTCCCAAATAAGCTAGCCTAGCCACcactctcctctctctctctctctctctctctctctttctttctctcttcctctttctcttgTTTCTTGCCTAGAAATTTTCTTGTTTCTTGCCTAGAATTTGGTAGTGTGCTAGCCTTGTGTTTTACCTGTTAACTCTTGCTGAGAACTTGGGGTGTGATCTTTTGGACTTTTAGGAGCTTTTACACTTGGATAACCATTTCTCTAGTCTTCAAATTAAGGTATGTAATGTTATGTGATGAGAACCATGGCTCTGTCTTCAACTTGGTTTCCATGTGTACTGTTTTTGTATTGATCACCTATTCACTCATACTGGAAGGTCCATCTTGTTTCTTTATCTGAAATTAAGCATTTATTACTTATAATTAAGATTATATGAAGTGTGATTTAATTAACTTCTATTTGGTACTACTACTAACTACCAACCTTACCTTACCTTACCTTACCTAACCTTGTACTCTAATCAGATTATCATATAAATGCATTTCCTACAAACAATGAGTTAATAGTTTACATGCTATGATCAACTATAATTTAATGAATTTGATATGTACGCACATGTAGTGTAATTAAagacacagacatccaattatATCTTGTCATAAtcccatgttttttttaatatttttttaatttatttatgatcTGGCAAAATAGTTAACTATAATTGAAATTTCTGTATAAAACATTTTCTTACACTGTCATTGAACTCTAATTTTATCATGATTTACTTGATATTTTAGTTTCAACTTTGTTCCTTTACATTTTGTAGTTCCTCCAAAATGGCACTAGAGAATAGATTTCATTTCTTTTTAGTGTTCATGAAAAGGTGTTAGTAAATTTTGCACACTCAATGTGTGTGTATGCATCATGCATGAGtatattattagtttattacTATATAGATATACTTCTAGTCCTTGGTTAAGAAGAATCTTGAAAAATCTATTGGCAGCAAAGATGGGAGAGATGTCAAAATTCCAATTGGGTGTGATTGGTGCACTATTTCTCTCTGTGGCTTCCTCTGTCTCCATTGTGATCTGCAACAAAGCCTTGATGAGCAATCTTGGCTTCCCATTTGGTGATTATCATTTTTTCTCACCTCTTCAAAAGTTATATACTCTTCATGATAAAAAGTCAAATCATGAACTTGTGTTTTGTTCCATTTGGACCAGCCACAACCCTTACAAGTTGGCATTTGATGGTTACATTTTGCACCCTTCATGCGGCTCAACGCTTAAATCTGTTTGAGGCCAAGCCTGTTGATATGAAGACAGTCATGCTTTTTGGCATTCTAAATGGTGTCTCCATTGGATTTCTCAACTTGAGCCTTGGCTTCAATTCCATTGGATTCTACCAGGTTTACTTCAATATTTTACTTTGTGTAATGTGGAAATCCTTCTATAATTTATTCTTAaggcagaatcaattctgaggagaaacttttgtgagtagcttctgggtttcagaattgattctgagaaaaaataaaattattcaaCATGCTACAAGACATTGACGTTTAAGATAATGTAAACCAAAAGCAATTTTCAATTACAAGATACATTTATAATGTGTTGTCTGTTAAGCTATTCTTCAAATTGCCTCAGTTTTATTCCTCATTTTGCAGATGACAAAACTTGCAATCATACCATTTACAGTAATTCTAGAAACTATTTTCCTCAAGAAGCAGTTCAGGTAATAAGTTAATGAAAGGACTCAATACTAGTGATATTGAAATCAAACAGAACAGTGGTATATTAACTGATTGTGAACTCTTTTTCTACAATGTGCAGCCAGAAAATCAAGTTCTCTCTCTTCCTATTACTTATTGGAGTTGGCATTGCCTCCATCACAGACCTTCAGCTAAATTTTCTTGGAACCATTCTTTCCCTTCTAGCTATCATCACCACATGTGTTGGTCAAATTGTATCCTTTACTCCTTAGTCTTCTGTTGCTAACATGTAATTATTATGAATGATGACTTATTCTGTGTTTGTTTGGATCAGCATTGTCAGAGTTGATTTTGGTAAATTTGATTATGGCAAAAGTGAATTGAAGTGAGTTGAAAGTGAAGTGGTTTATGtttgaataaatttatgagAAAAGTCAACAGTGATTTTTTGTAGGGTAATGTTGTGAAATCTCAATTGATTATGTCCACCAGAAAAGCTACTATCTCTAGCTTCTCATCCAAATTGATTTTGGAACTGAAATAAATTCTTCAAGACAGTTTTCAAACATCTAATGAGAATTGGTTCTAAGGTTCCAATGGGAAAaccaaccaaacacacacttaggcTCACTTAACTTAAAGCTGAGGAGGTTGTTGATTCTTAACTTTATGTACAATTCAGCTTACCAACACAATACAGAAGAAGCTCAATGTCTCTTCCACACAGCTCCTCTACCAGTCTGCTCCATTCCAAGCAGCAATTCTTTTTGTTTCAGGCCCTTTTGTGGATAAGATGCTCACCAAGCAAAATGTCTTTGCATACAAGTATACTCCTTTAGTCTTGGTTAGTAATATCAAATACCAAACCTCATTAAGTTATATATTAGATACATACATTAGTGCTAAAATTACAATATAGAATTTGATTGATGTTATCAACtgttcttttctttccttttcagaCATTCATCATCCTGTCATGTGTGATAGCTGTTTCTGTGAACTTCAGCACCTTCCTAGTTATAGGCAAAACATCTCCTGTAACATATCAAGTGTTAGGCCACCTCAAGACTTGCCTTGTTCTAGCATTTGGATACACATTGCTCCATGACCCC from Lotus japonicus ecotype B-129 chromosome 2, LjGifu_v1.2 includes:
- the LOC130740393 gene encoding uncharacterized protein LOC130740393, whose product is MSYGQRSSSDYLEGMLNDYVGGRTKVKPQKSGSTKFVAALTCLQFFFAIYATFLLYYMGPSIDLRTKPDFIWATRIAQQWKQLMITPHVVGHYQDSASSLIQEEMITPTLVCENEKIDFMQKKSNDVQMIEFKRELYNEVLAFQSNNTGIETLRELMSMKSKWDLKGPNPNKPKITVLLNHFKRKTLCAQIDSLLQQTLPFHHVWVLSFGSPNEVSLRRIVESYNDTRISFISSSYDFKYYGRFQMALQTEADLVYIVDDDMIPGKKMLQILAHVAGTDKYKNSVLGSIGRILPFRQKDFTFPSYRKFRSKEAGLYLPDPAYDITVDKIVQVDFLSSSWFLSAELVKSLFIETPFTFSTGEDLHLSYQLQKYRNAGSFVLPVDPNDKETWGDSEHRLAYVSETTVIFKDIVQVRDDQWWKALSSGYVTQWAAMHPQKIDALFYAHSLDEVKALAPLLEKFRSTVGKKAYIVVSGGNFCPCEDAAAALKWPKLVCKERRFKIFDLEIGALSGVSNSEAPVIQAVYSSMKGLIKIHNPSVVITVADIDHSVRKALKMASETNSNGTTFVLLPRASVSKVLWMADLRSTALPNWNRMRLSINIITQNRPNSLARLLKSLSNAYYLGDEIPITFNMDTKVDEATIRLVGSFNWPHGPKTLRRRIIQGGLIRAVSESWYPSSDDDFGLLLEDDIEVSPYYYLWIKYALMSYHYDPQISLPELSSIALYTPRLVEVVKERPKWNATDYFKRIHPNTPYLHQLPCSWGAVFFPKHWREFYVYMNMRFTENPKENPVQIPKSRTNGWQASWKKFLIDMMYLRGYVSLYPNFPHQASFSTNHMEPGAHISAKDNKLNHNKQDFEVPLLMEDFRNFLPGKKLPSASRLPSLNLFNQAVSLKGLKAAGAKLGQDVLRCDNATELVVVDQDTGLPHHCFKF
- the LOC130740394 gene encoding UDP-xylose transporter 1-like; the encoded protein is MGEMSKFQLGVIGALFLSVASSVSIVICNKALMSNLGFPFATTLTSWHLMVTFCTLHAAQRLNLFEAKPVDMKTVMLFGILNGVSIGFLNLSLGFNSIGFYQMTKLAIIPFTVILETIFLKKQFSQKIKFSLFLLLIGVGIASITDLQLNFLGTILSLLAIITTCVGQILTNTIQKKLNVSSTQLLYQSAPFQAAILFVSGPFVDKMLTKQNVFAYKYTPLVLTFIILSCVIAVSVNFSTFLVIGKTSPVTYQVLGHLKTCLVLAFGYTLLHDPFNVRNIIGIAVAVFGMGLYSYFCTQENKKKQSVDPPLASQVKDPLLGGKNMDNGQKESHEPKKSSKDSLV